Proteins from one Kazachstania africana CBS 2517 chromosome 1, complete genome genomic window:
- the RAP1 gene encoding DNA-binding transcription factor RAP1 (similar to Saccharomyces cerevisiae RAP1 (YNL216W); ancestral locus Anc_2.29), whose translation MSDADEITKAAEDFVNSLNTEIVVDEETANGRANNAADENTTKVTAVEEVSKSVSNDSKKASGSVDTDGSENSEPLVGMKFFLNRDSDAHDSINDIEQLARLIKSNGGQILEDVPQSAKTNVVIVSPYNDTNLPTVTPTYIKACVQSKKRLDIGNYLVPYDEFRNVIDTQLVNSTTQKEEKIGTDDKTNAGEENKPNESDNEDSFHSVTDNMDPQITESNRNKEDMDKNDRQEQERLDQIRLLEQYSIMENHENGGSNNTNNANNGEVEVTSPPDANVEHASQSPNDYQSNRTMLARASLPSHNKASFTEDEDDFILDVVRKNPTRRTTHTLFDEISHYVPNHTGNSIRHRFRVYLAKRLDFVYKVDQYGKLMRDESGNLIKTTIMPPSLKKKFTADEDYTLALAVKKQFYRDLYQVDPDTGVSLISQDDSPNAIARRSLTMDSQVTPGSEPPFSTYHANDRRGPIAREFFKTFAEQNPNHTENAWRDRFRKFLLVYGIDHYIEYFEDETKAGREPEPMKNLTNRPKRPGVPTPGNYNSASKRARAYQSTTAAAAPATTTLAGASTSSQQAYTIPENELLDEETMNFISSLRNDLVRNEQQLPFEYPPDLAEEIRNDFVNETNYDNIDPDTIQFPPEIATVDLFLPTFFQLSSTREFMDKLQEVISREYDTSQAEKLVQDLAEEAGIRKTFSTTVLTALSGDLMVFPRYFLNMFKYNANPPMNVPGIWTREDDDLLRNGNRDDVKMLIQKHRSARVEMRKKFIERDLI comes from the coding sequence ATGTCTGACGCAGATGAGATTACGAAAGCTGCTGAAGATTTCGTAAATAGCCTGAATACTGAAATTGTAGtagatgaagaaactgCTAATGGGCGTGCTAACAATGCTGCTGATGAAAATACAACTAAAGTGACTGCTGTTGAAGAGGTTTCAAAAAGTGTCAGTAACGATAGTAAGAAGGCTAGCGGAAGTGTAGATACAGATGGCAGTGAGAATAGTGAACCTTTGGTTGGGATGaagttttttttgaatCGTGATTCAGATGCGCATGATTCTATCAATGACATTGAGCAATTGGCTAGACTTATTAAATCAAATGGTGGACAAATTTTAGAAGACGTACCTCAATCTGCAAAGACTAATGTAGTAATAGTGTCCCCCTATAATGATACGAATCTACCTACCGTCACTCCAACTTATATCAAAGCCTGCGTTCAAAGTAAGAAAAGATTGGATATCGGTAATTATCTGGTGCCATATGACGAATTTAGAAACGTTATTGACACTCAATTGGTAAATTCAACTACCcaaaaggaagaaaagattgGGACAGATGACAAAACTAATGCTGGGGAAGAAAATAAACCAAATGAATCGGATAACGAAGATTCATTCCATTCGGTGACAGATAATATGGATCCACAGATCACGGAAAGCAATCGTAATAAGGAAGATATGGATAAAAATGATCGTCAGGAACAAGAAAGGTTGGATCAAATTAGACTTTTGGAGCAATATTCTATTATGGAAAATCATGAAAATGGCGGTAGTAATAACACTAATAATGCTAATAATGGTGAAGTAGAAGTGACGTCCCCTCCGGATGCAAATGTAGAACATGCTTCACAATCACCTAATGACTATCAATCCAACAGAACAATGCTAGCAAGAGCAAGTTTACCTTCTCATAATAAAGCTTCTTTcactgaagatgaagacgatTTTATTCTTGATGTGGTGAGGAAAAATCCAACAAGACGTACTACACATACATTGTTTGACGAGATTTCTCATTACGTTCCAAATCATACGGGTAATTCGATTAGGCATAGGTTCCGTGTTTACCTTGCGAAACGGTTAGATTTTGTCTATAAAGTTGATCAGTACGGTAAATTGATGAGAGATGAAAGCggaaatttgataaaaacaACCATTATGCCAccatctttgaaaaaaaaatttacgGCCGACGAAGATTATACGTTGGCCTTGGCTGTTAAAAAACAATTCTATCGTGATTTGTATCAAGTAGACCCAGATACTGGTGTCTCATTGATCAGTCAAGACGATTCACCAAATGCCATCGCTAGAAGAAGTTTGACCATGGATTCGCAAGTGACGCCTGGTTCTGAACCTCCTTTTAGTACTTATCATGCCAACGATCGTAGAGGTCCAATAGCtagagaatttttcaagacttTCGCTGAACAAAATCCAAACCATACTGAAAATGCTTGGAGGGACAGATTCAGAAAGTTTTTATTAGTGTATGGAATTGACCACTACATTGAATactttgaagatgaaaccAAAGCTGGTAGAGAACCAGaaccaatgaaaaatctCACAAATAGGCCAAAGAGACCTGGCGTCCCAACTCCAGGAAATTACAATTCTGCTTCAAAGAGGGCAAGAGCCTATCAATCTACAactgctgctgctgctcCCGCCACTACCACACTTGCTGGTGCCTCTACAAGCTCACAACAAGCTTATACTATTcctgaaaatgaattattgGATGAAGAAACAATGAACTTTATCTCATCATTAAGGAATGACCTGGTGAGGAACGAGCAACAGCTGCCGTTTGAATATCCGCCAGATTTAGCAGAAGAAATCCGTAATGACTTTGTTAACGAAACCAACTACGATAATATAGATCCCGATACAATACAGTTCCCACCAGAGATTGCCACGGTCGATTTATTTTTACCCACTTTTTTCCAACTCTCATCAACTAGGGAATTTATGGACAAGTTGCAAGAGGTCATCTCGAGAGAATATGATACGTCGCAAGCAGAAAAATTGGTGCAAGATTTGGCTGAAGAAGCTGGGATTCGTAAAACGTTTAGTACTACTGTTTTGACGGCTTTATCC